In a genomic window of Littorina saxatilis isolate snail1 linkage group LG6, US_GU_Lsax_2.0, whole genome shotgun sequence:
- the LOC138968885 gene encoding GH3 domain-containing protein-like — MGIFKTLLKGTGAVTAVGTGLVLYDVQRKRVYKDQKFSDACRHYMTVNSLAWLGYILKGKLEMATKNVPKAQEEFLLKQLRDNADTEYGRLYNFAAIKNAQDFIRAHPLTRYDHYKPYVDRMMAGEENILTKDKPVVFAVTSGTSGTGSIIPMVNKQRGLFFLEGISVLYRCMVDAFPDSTYLNKDFKIFFNPAWRMSEAGIKVGPNSSTPSETKSLLHIYSTPEPAFEILSEPELLYVHLLFALRDKHMGMIEANFASLVFNAFKALEHELPNLVRDIANGTLNPELKIEADVRQKLEALLTPDAKRAAEIQKAFEEGIDGVGRRVWPDLHVVLCTDTGTFTLYGEKLRETYLRGVPLYSPIYGATEGLIGVNIWPDDLPSKYLLHPCAQFFELIPVNRCEEDQPTTLMLNEAEIGELYEVVITNPSCVYRYRFGDVVKVVGFHHECPIIEFMYRQGQLLNVRGEKTPESLFYETLTSTVAQWEGIKLADYCCAESIVVEDTDIKKYRSKLPCYHVFLEVEGDKGTPTVSSAQTKLIDEALSAKSYPYSSFRKKASIGEMQVHLVQPGTFQQLREFMIKNSSASSNQYKVPRVLKKKEAVQFMLERVV; from the exons GCACAGGAGCTGTGACAGCTGTAGGAACAGGACTGGTGCTGTATGATGTGCAACGCAAGCGGGTTTACAAGGACCAGAAATTCTCTGATGCTTGCAGGCATTATATGACTGTCAACAGTTTGGCTTGGTTGGGGTACATTTTGAAG GGAAAATTGGAGATGGCAACAAAGAATGTTCCCAAAGCACAGGAAGAGTTTCTGCTGAAGCAGCTCAGGGACAATGCAGACACAGAGTACGGACGGCTCTACAACTTTGCTGCCATCAAGAATGCACAAGATTTCATCCGCGCCCACCCTCTGACAAGGTATGACCACTACAAGCCCTATGTGGACAGAATGATGGCTGGAGAAGAGAACATTCTCACGAAAGACAAACCTGTGGTCTTTGCTGTCACATCGGGTACCTCTGGGACAGGAAGCATTATCCCCATGGTCAACAAGCAGAGAGGGCTATTCTTCCTAGAAGGGATTTCTGTGCTGTACAGGTGTATGGTGGACGCTTTCCCTGACTCGACCTATCTCAACAAGGACTTCAAGATTTTTTTCAACCCAGCTTGGAGAATGTCCGAAGCTGGCATCAAAGTTGGTCCCAATTCTTCCACCCCTTCAGAAACCAAAAGCCTCCTTCACATCTACTCTACTCCAGAGCCTGCTTTTGAGATTCTCAGTGAACCAGAACTGCTGTATGTTCACCTGCTCTTTGCGTTAAGAGACAAACACATGGGAATGATAGAGGCAAACTTTGCTTCCCTCGTGTTCAACGCCTTCAAAGCATTGGAACATGAACTGCCTAACCTAGTAAGAGATATAGCCAATGGAACTTTAAACCCTGAGCTGAAAATTGAAGCTGACGTAAGACAAAAGCTGGAGGCCTTGCTGACGCCTGACGCTAAACGTGCTGCAGAAATTCAGAAAGCCTTTGAAGAAGGAATAGACGGCGTGGGAAGGCGAGTGTGGCCAGACCTCCATGTTGTGCTCTGCACGGACACAGGGACCTTCACTCTGTACGGAGAAAAGCTGAGGGAAACGTACCTGAGAGGGGTGCCCCTGTACTCGCCAATCTACGGGGCCACAGAGGGTCTGATTGGTGTGAACATCTGGCCTGACGACCTGCCGTCCAAATACCTGCTTCACCCCTGCGCACAGTTCTTTGAGCTGATCCCTGTCAATCGCTGTGAGGAGGACCAGCCCACGACACTCATGCTGAATGAG GCTGAAATTGGTGAGCTGTATGAAGTTGTGATCACCAACCCGTCCTGTGTGTATCGCTATCGCTTTGGGGATGTGGTGAAAGTCGTAGGCTTCCACCATGAGTGTCCCATCATCGAGTTCATGTACAG GCAGGGCCAGCTCTTGAATGTGAGAGGAGAAAAAACACCAGAGTCTTTGTTCTATGAGACACTTACGTCAACAGTGGCACAGTGGGAAGGAATCAAGCTGGCTGACTACTGCTGTGCCGAGAGTATTGTGGTGGAGGACACAGACATAAAAA AGTACAGGAGTAAGCTCCCCTGCTACCATGTGTTTCTGGAGGTGGAGGGTGACAAGGGAACGCCAACCGTCTCCAGCGCACAGACAAAGCTC ATTGATGAAGCTTTGAGCGCCAAGTCCTACCCATACTCTTCGTTCCGGAAGAAAGCCAGCATCGGGGAGATGCAGGTTCATCTCGTGCAGCCCGGAACTTTCCAGCAGCTGAGGGAATTCATGATCAAGAACAGTTCAGCGTCTTCCAACCAGTACAAAGTTCCCAGAGtgctgaagaagaaagaggCAGTGCAGTTTATGCTGGAGAGAGTCGTCTAA
- the LOC138968886 gene encoding tubulin alpha-3 chain-like, producing the protein MRECISVHVGQAGVQMGNACWELYCLEHGIYPDGKMPSDKTMGGSDDSFNTFFKETGSGKHVPRAIFVDLEPTVVDEVRTGQYRQLFHPEQLITGKEDAANNYARGHYTIGKEIVDLVLDRIRKLADQCTGLQGFLIFHSFGGGTGSGFTSLLMERLSVDYGKKSKLEFAVYPAPQVSTAVVEPYNSILTTHTTLEHSDCAFMVDNEAIYDICRRNLDIERPSYTNLNRLIGQIVSSITASLRFDGALNVDLTEFQTNLVPYPRIHFPLATYAPVISAEKAYHEQLSVAEITNACFDPANQLVKCDPRHGKYMACCMLYRGDVVPKDVNAAIASIKTKRTIQFVDWCPTGFKVGINYQPPTVVPGGDLAKVQRAVCMLSNTTAIAEAWARLDHKFDLMYAKRAFVHWYVGEGMEEGEFSEAREDLAALEKDYEEVGEDAVEAEDEEGEEY; encoded by the exons ATG CGTGAATGTATCTCGGTGCACGTGGGCCAGGCTGGCGTCCAGATGGGCAATGCATGCTGGGAGCTGTACTGCCTGGAGCACGGCATCTACCCTGACGGCAAGATGCCCTCGGACAAGACCATGGGTGGAAGCGACGACTCCTTCAACACTTTCTTCAAGGAGACGGGGTCCGGGAAGCACGTACCCAGGGCCATCTTCGTCGACCTCGAGCCCACAGTCGTAG ACGAGGTACGGACAGGGCAGTACAGACAGCTGTTCCACCCAGAGCAACTCATCACAGGCAAAGAGGACGCGGCCAACAACTATGCCCGCGGACATTACACTATCGGCAAGGAAATCGTGGATCTGGTTCTGGACCGCATCAGGAAGCTGGCTGACCAGTGCACAGGACTGCAGGGTTTCCTCATCTTCCACTCATTTGGCGGCGGCACGGGCTCTGGCTTCACCTCCCTGCTGATGGAGCGTCTGTCTGTGGACtacggcaagaagtccaagctGGAGTTCGCCGTCTACCCTGCTCCTCAG GTGTCGACAGCAGTGGTGGAGCCGTACAACTCCATCCTGACCACGCACACCACCCTGGAGCACTCGGACTGTGCCTTTATGGTGGACAACGAGGCCATCTACGACATCTGCCGCCGTAACCTGGACATCGAGCGTCCCTCCTACACCAACCTCAACCGTCTGATCGGCCAGATCGTGTCCTCCATCACGGCCTCTCTCAGGTTTGACGGCGCCCTCAACGTGGATCTGACCGAGTTCCAGACCAACCTGGTGCCCTACCCCCGTATCCACTTCCCCCTCGCCACATACGCTCCTGTCATCTCTG CGGAGAAAGCCTACCACGAGCAGCTGTCAGTGGCTGAGATCACCAACGCCTGCTTCGACCCTGCCAACCAGCTGGTGAAATGCGACCCCCGGCACGGCAAGTACATGGCCTGCTGCATGCTGTACCGTGGTGACGTCGTGCCCAAGGACGTCAACGCCGCTATTGCTAGCATCAAGACCAAGCGCACCATCCAGTTTGTGGACTGGTGTCCTACTGGTTTCAAG GTGGGCATCAACTACCAGCCCCCCACCGTGGTGCCTGGCGGTGACTTGGCCAAGGTGCAGCGTGCCGTGTGCATGTTGAGCAACACCACCGCCATCGCCGAGGCCTGGGCCCGTCTCGACCACAAGTTCGACCTCATGTACGCCAAGCGCGCCTTCGTGCACTGGTACGTGGGGGAGGGCATGGAAGAGGGCGAGTTCTCAGAGGCCCGTGAGGATCTGGCCGCCCTGGAGAAGGACTACGAGGAGGTGGGAGAGGACGCTGTGGAGGCTGAAGACGAGGAAGGAGAAGAATATTAA